A single Chlamydia suis DNA region contains:
- a CDS encoding S-adenosylmethionine/S-adenosylhomocysteine transporter produces the protein MAIFLIFLNAFIWSSSFALSKFAMEAAAPLFVTGSRMVLAGVVLFGLLISKRESLRLPRQAIVPVLLLAVIGFYLANVLEFIGLQGLSSSKACFIYGFSPFTAAFCSYIQLREVVTWKKLGGLSLGLVSYLVYLLFGGGEDISAWGWQLGLPELLLIAATCLSSYGWTLLRKLSRRCESLSNTAVNAYAMVISGVLSLMHSAMVEVWNPLPVEKPLLFLQAIGALVIFSNLICYNLFARLLRSFSSTFLSFCNLVMPLFASFFGWLLLGEKFPPGLLFAVGFMVLGCRMIYHEEFRQGYVLSSE, from the coding sequence ATGGCTATTTTCTTAATTTTCCTTAACGCCTTTATCTGGTCTTCTTCGTTTGCTTTAAGCAAATTCGCAATGGAGGCCGCAGCACCTTTATTCGTTACTGGAAGTCGGATGGTGTTGGCTGGGGTGGTTCTTTTTGGGCTTTTGATTAGCAAAAGAGAGTCGCTTCGTTTGCCGCGGCAGGCAATTGTGCCTGTTTTGTTGCTCGCTGTAATTGGGTTCTACTTAGCCAATGTTTTAGAATTTATTGGATTACAGGGGCTCTCGTCGTCTAAGGCGTGTTTTATTTACGGATTTTCTCCTTTTACCGCAGCTTTTTGTTCCTATATTCAGCTCAGAGAAGTGGTTACTTGGAAAAAATTAGGGGGATTGAGTTTAGGATTAGTGAGTTATCTTGTGTACTTGCTTTTTGGTGGGGGTGAAGATATCTCCGCGTGGGGATGGCAGTTGGGACTTCCAGAATTGCTGTTGATAGCAGCGACATGCCTTTCTTCTTATGGGTGGACTTTACTTAGAAAGCTAAGTCGAAGATGTGAGTCTTTGTCTAATACAGCAGTCAATGCCTATGCCATGGTTATCTCTGGAGTTTTATCGTTAATGCACTCCGCGATGGTCGAAGTGTGGAATCCTTTGCCAGTAGAAAAGCCGTTGTTATTTTTGCAAGCGATAGGCGCTTTGGTTATCTTTTCGAATTTGATTTGTTATAACCTGTTCGCAAGGTTGCTAAGGTCGTTTTCCTCTACATTTTTATCCTTCTGTAATTTGGTAATGCCTTTGTTTGCTAGCTTTTTTGGCTGGCTGCTTCTTGGAGAAAAGTTCCCTCCAGGACTGCTATTTGCTGTGGGGTTCATGGTCTTGGGATGCCGAATGATCTACCATGAGGAATTTCGCCAAGGATATGTGCTCTCTTCGGAGTAA
- the thrS gene encoding threonine--tRNA ligase: protein MIRVTCNEEAFELPEGASAMDLATKMKHSHCFAGALINDQAKDLSTTLQDGDTILFLSWDDPKGREIFLHTSAHILAQAVLRLWPSAQPTIGPVIDQGFYYDFANLSISEDDFSAIEDMAKTIAEEKFPISRQVFSNKEEALAYFSENPFKTELITELPEDAEISAYKQGEFVDLCRGPHLPSTAPVKAFKLLRTSAAYWKGDPSRDSLIRIYGIAFPTTKELKEHLHQLEEAKKRDHRVLGAKLDLFSQQPCSAGMPFFHPRGMVVWNALVDYWKRLHHLAGYQQIQTPQLMNRELWEISGHWENYKENMYTLTVDEEDYAIKPMNCPGCMLYYKTQLHSYREFPLRVAEIGHVHRQELSGALSGLMRVRAFHQDDAHIFLTPEQVEEETLNILDLVSKLYGTFGLEYHLELSTRPGQGTIGSDDLWELATDALQRALVKSQKPFVISPGEGAFYGPKIDIHVRDAINRTWQCGTIQLDMFLPERFDLKYTNQQGEKSTPIMLHRALFGSIERFLGILIEHFKGRFPLWLSPEHVRIITVADRHEARAQELAKHFTQQGIRATVDQTNESVSKKIRNAQNMQVNYMLTIGDKELETQLLAVRTRDNRVLNAISVEHFTNAILDELHSLSLSSSL from the coding sequence ATGATCCGCGTAACTTGTAATGAAGAAGCTTTCGAACTACCAGAAGGCGCCTCGGCGATGGATCTTGCAACCAAGATGAAACACTCGCATTGCTTTGCAGGAGCCCTTATTAATGACCAAGCAAAGGATCTTTCCACCACCTTACAAGACGGAGATACCATTCTCTTTCTTTCTTGGGACGATCCAAAAGGTCGAGAAATTTTTTTACACACATCAGCACATATTTTAGCCCAAGCAGTCCTTCGTTTGTGGCCTTCAGCGCAACCAACGATAGGACCCGTTATTGATCAAGGGTTCTACTATGATTTCGCGAACCTCTCTATTAGCGAAGACGACTTTTCTGCTATAGAGGATATGGCAAAAACCATCGCAGAGGAAAAATTTCCCATCTCTCGCCAAGTTTTTTCCAATAAAGAAGAGGCTCTTGCCTATTTTTCGGAAAATCCATTCAAAACCGAGCTAATTACAGAGCTTCCAGAAGATGCAGAAATTTCCGCTTATAAACAGGGGGAATTTGTAGATCTGTGTCGAGGCCCCCACCTTCCGTCAACAGCCCCAGTAAAAGCATTTAAACTATTACGCACATCTGCAGCTTATTGGAAAGGAGATCCATCTAGAGACTCTCTGATTCGGATCTATGGTATCGCCTTTCCTACAACGAAAGAACTTAAAGAACACCTGCATCAACTAGAAGAAGCCAAAAAACGTGATCATCGCGTACTAGGGGCTAAATTAGATCTTTTCTCTCAACAACCCTGTTCTGCAGGAATGCCTTTTTTCCATCCTCGAGGAATGGTTGTGTGGAACGCCTTAGTCGATTACTGGAAGCGTCTTCATCACCTTGCTGGCTACCAACAAATTCAAACCCCTCAGCTTATGAATAGGGAGCTATGGGAAATTTCCGGCCACTGGGAAAACTACAAAGAGAACATGTACACCTTAACCGTGGACGAAGAAGATTACGCGATCAAACCCATGAACTGTCCCGGATGTATGTTGTATTACAAAACACAACTCCACAGTTACCGAGAATTTCCACTACGCGTAGCAGAAATCGGCCACGTGCATAGACAGGAACTCTCTGGAGCTTTATCAGGGCTTATGCGAGTCCGAGCTTTTCATCAAGATGATGCGCACATATTTTTAACTCCTGAACAAGTTGAAGAAGAAACGTTAAATATTCTCGACCTTGTTTCTAAATTATATGGAACGTTTGGATTAGAATATCACTTAGAGCTTTCTACTCGACCTGGACAAGGAACGATTGGAAGCGATGATCTTTGGGAACTCGCAACGGACGCTTTGCAGCGAGCTCTAGTTAAATCCCAAAAACCTTTTGTTATAAGCCCGGGAGAAGGTGCTTTTTATGGTCCAAAAATTGATATTCACGTACGGGATGCCATTAATAGAACTTGGCAATGTGGAACCATTCAGCTGGACATGTTCCTTCCAGAACGATTCGATCTAAAATACACCAACCAACAAGGAGAAAAAAGCACTCCTATCATGCTTCATAGAGCATTGTTTGGCTCTATTGAGCGCTTCTTGGGAATTTTAATCGAACACTTTAAAGGCCGCTTCCCCTTATGGCTAAGCCCTGAGCATGTGCGCATTATTACTGTAGCAGACCGCCATGAGGCTCGCGCTCAGGAATTAGCCAAGCATTTCACCCAACAAGGAATCCGTGCTACGGTGGATCAAACGAATGAGTCTGTTAGTAAAAAAATTCGCAACGCGCAAAATATGCAAGTGAACTATATGCTTACTATCGGAGATAAAGAACTTGAGACTCAACTCCTTGCCGTACGCACACGAGATAATCGCGTATTAAATGCAATTTCTGTTGAGCATTTCACCAATGCAATTCTTGATGAGCTCCACTCTCTTTCTTTAAGCTCTTCCTTGTAA
- a CDS encoding ParA family protein has protein sequence MKTIAVNSFKGGTAKTSTTLHLGAALAQYHKARVLLIDFDAQANLTAGLGLDPDCYDSLAVVLQGEKTIEEVIRPIDSSGLDLIPADTWLERVEVSGSLAADRYSHERLKTILSTIEHQYDYVIIDTPPSLCWLTESALIAAQYALICATPEFYSVKGLERLATFIQGISSRHPLNILGVTLSFWNYRGKNNAAFTELIQKTFPGKLLNTRIRRDITISEAAIHGKPVFSTAPSARASEDYLKLTEELLFLLRDI, from the coding sequence ATGAAAACAATCGCTGTTAACAGTTTTAAAGGCGGCACAGCAAAAACCTCCACCACCCTTCATTTGGGAGCTGCCCTAGCCCAATATCATAAAGCACGAGTTCTTCTTATCGACTTCGATGCTCAGGCAAATCTTACAGCAGGATTAGGTCTAGATCCCGATTGCTACGACAGCCTTGCCGTTGTCTTACAAGGAGAAAAAACTATCGAGGAAGTCATTCGCCCTATTGACTCTTCAGGATTAGACTTAATCCCTGCCGATACGTGGTTAGAACGAGTCGAAGTCTCAGGATCTTTGGCTGCCGATCGCTATTCGCATGAACGGTTAAAAACCATTCTTTCCACGATAGAGCACCAGTATGACTACGTCATTATTGATACCCCGCCTTCCCTATGCTGGCTCACAGAATCTGCTCTGATTGCAGCTCAGTACGCCCTAATCTGTGCCACACCAGAATTCTATAGCGTCAAGGGCCTAGAACGGTTAGCGACCTTTATTCAGGGGATCTCCTCGCGACACCCTCTCAACATTTTAGGAGTCACTCTGTCTTTTTGGAATTATAGAGGGAAAAATAATGCCGCTTTCACAGAGCTGATCCAAAAAACATTTCCAGGCAAGCTTTTGAATACCCGTATACGCAGAGATATTACTATCTCAGAAGCCGCTATTCACGGGAAACCAGTTTTCTCTACAGCTCCCTCAGCTCGAGCTTCGGAAGACTATCTAAAATTAACTGAAGAACTGCTATTTTTGTTACGGGACATTTAA
- a CDS encoding pGP6-D family virulence protein, with translation MGNIKTLLENRFKKPASDKMESLAKKRLEGELSPFLNGFTNPKLSPQEEAKFRQLLEEYSFSQEISDLDLQQLCHLSAQVKQIHHQAVLLHGERIKKARELLKSYREGAFSAWLLLTYGNRQTPYNFLVYYEFFSILPDPLKLELGKMPRQAVYTLASREGDLEKKEAIIRNYQGETKGEILEIIRREFPLLPTDRRQASLPQQAFALFAKGTKLLRQCNEISQEELLSLEKLIKKLQKVTTNLLSNTKVSRNDDETQKPRNR, from the coding sequence ATGGGAAACATCAAAACCCTTCTAGAAAATCGATTTAAAAAACCCGCCTCCGATAAGATGGAGTCCCTTGCTAAAAAACGATTAGAGGGCGAGCTCTCTCCCTTTCTAAATGGGTTCACCAATCCCAAGCTTTCTCCGCAAGAAGAAGCAAAATTCCGACAATTATTAGAAGAGTATTCCTTTTCTCAAGAAATCTCAGACCTCGACCTACAACAGCTTTGCCACCTGTCTGCCCAAGTAAAACAAATCCATCATCAAGCCGTACTTCTTCATGGGGAGCGCATCAAAAAGGCTCGCGAGTTATTAAAATCCTATCGAGAAGGTGCATTTTCTGCCTGGCTGTTGCTTACCTATGGCAATCGGCAAACTCCCTATAATTTTCTAGTTTACTATGAGTTTTTTTCTATCCTCCCCGACCCTTTAAAACTTGAGCTAGGGAAAATGCCTAGACAAGCTGTTTACACACTAGCTTCTCGAGAGGGAGATCTAGAGAAAAAAGAAGCTATTATCCGCAACTATCAAGGAGAGACCAAGGGGGAGATTCTCGAAATTATCCGAAGGGAATTTCCTCTACTTCCCACAGATCGCCGTCAAGCATCCCTCCCCCAACAAGCTTTTGCCCTTTTTGCCAAAGGAACAAAATTATTACGACAATGCAACGAGATCTCTCAAGAGGAACTCCTCTCCTTGGAAAAATTGATTAAAAAGCTACAAAAAGTTACAACTAACCTTCTTTCTAATACTAAGGTGTCCCGTAATGACGACGAAACCCAAAAACCTAGAAATCGATAA
- a CDS encoding CT584/Cpn0803 family type III secretion system protein encodes MTTKPKNLEIDNNTFLLLEGNLKRIFATPIGYTTFREFQNVVFNCSQGQQELANFLFEMLINGKLLQELPAGQKQSAQSLIVQFMMLIRVAKDIHERGEFINFITSDMLAQQERCVFLNRLARVDGQEFLLMTDVQNTCHLIRHLLSRLLEAQKNPIGEKNLQEIQEDLVSLRAHFEELTKSM; translated from the coding sequence ATGACGACGAAACCCAAAAACCTAGAAATCGATAACAATACATTCCTACTTTTGGAAGGAAATTTAAAAAGAATTTTTGCGACGCCAATTGGGTATACGACATTTAGAGAATTCCAAAACGTAGTATTCAACTGCTCACAAGGACAACAAGAGCTTGCCAACTTTTTATTTGAAATGCTGATCAACGGAAAGCTTTTGCAAGAGTTACCTGCAGGACAAAAACAATCTGCACAAAGCCTCATTGTACAATTTATGATGTTGATTCGTGTAGCAAAAGATATTCACGAACGCGGAGAATTTATTAATTTCATCACTTCAGATATGCTCGCCCAGCAAGAACGCTGCGTTTTCTTGAACCGCCTTGCACGAGTTGATGGTCAGGAATTTTTACTCATGACGGATGTACAAAACACCTGTCATCTCATCCGCCATTTGCTATCTCGTTTACTGGAAGCTCAAAAAAACCCTATCGGAGAAAAAAATCTTCAAGAAATTCAAGAGGATTTGGTTTCTTTAAGAGCTCATTTTGAAGAATTGACGAAATCTATGTAA
- the trpS gene encoding tryptophan--tRNA ligase, whose translation MNKKRVLTGDRPTGKLHLGHWIGSIANRLQLQQDPRYECFFIIADLHTLTTKTRKEEVLHIDNHVYDVLADWLSVGIDPDKSAIYLQSAIPEIYELNLIFSMLTPLNHIMGIPSIKEMARNASINEESLSHGLIGYPVLQSADILLAKAHLVPVGKDNEAHVELTRDIAKTFNRLYGPVFPEPDTLQGELTALVGTNGQGKMSKSANNAIYLADDAKTVQEKIRKMYTDPNRIHATTPGRVEGNPLFIYHDLFNPHKEEVEDFKTRYRQGCIKDVEVKARLAEEINLFLDPFREKRNELIARPKILEEALQKGTEKMRSLAKATMEEVHDCLGLSRKWRAILASSK comes from the coding sequence ATGAATAAAAAACGTGTTCTTACCGGTGATCGTCCTACAGGAAAACTCCATCTGGGGCATTGGATTGGCTCCATTGCGAATCGCCTACAGTTACAACAAGACCCTCGCTATGAGTGTTTCTTCATTATAGCAGACCTGCATACACTAACAACCAAGACACGAAAAGAAGAAGTTCTTCACATTGATAACCATGTTTACGATGTTCTTGCTGACTGGCTAAGCGTAGGCATAGACCCGGATAAATCTGCTATCTACCTGCAATCCGCTATTCCTGAGATTTACGAGTTAAATCTCATCTTTTCGATGCTAACCCCCTTGAATCATATTATGGGGATTCCAAGCATTAAAGAAATGGCTCGCAATGCTTCTATCAATGAAGAAAGTCTATCTCATGGGCTTATTGGGTATCCTGTTTTACAAAGTGCGGATATTTTACTTGCTAAAGCGCATCTCGTTCCTGTTGGGAAAGATAATGAAGCTCATGTCGAATTAACTCGTGATATAGCGAAAACGTTCAATCGACTATACGGACCTGTATTCCCAGAGCCAGACACCCTACAAGGAGAGCTTACAGCTCTTGTAGGGACAAATGGACAAGGAAAAATGAGCAAATCAGCAAATAATGCTATTTATCTTGCTGACGATGCGAAGACAGTACAAGAAAAAATCCGAAAAATGTACACAGATCCTAATCGAATTCATGCGACAACACCCGGAAGAGTAGAAGGCAATCCTTTATTTATTTACCACGATCTGTTTAATCCTCATAAAGAAGAAGTAGAAGACTTTAAAACACGCTACCGCCAAGGATGCATCAAAGATGTGGAAGTAAAAGCTCGCTTAGCAGAAGAAATTAATCTGTTCCTGGATCCTTTTCGAGAAAAACGCAATGAACTCATTGCTCGCCCTAAAATTCTTGAAGAGGCTTTACAAAAGGGGACAGAAAAAATGCGCTCTTTGGCTAAGGCCACTATGGAAGAAGTCCATGACTGTTTAGGCTTAAGTCGCAAATGGCGAGCAATCCTAGCATCCTCTAAATAA
- the uvrB gene encoding excinuclease ABC subunit UvrB, producing MNPQFVLHAPFLPCGDQPEAIRQLSQGILDGIPSQVLLGTTGSGKTFTMANVIANVNVPTLVLAHNKTLAAQLYQEFKAFFPENAVEYFISYYDYYQPEAYIARSDTYIEKSLLINDEIDKLRLSATRSILERRDTLIVSSISCIYGIGSPDNYSSMALTLEVGKEYPRAQLSSQLVRMHYQATATPQRSAFRERGSVIDIFLAYESDCAVRLEFVNDTLVSIEYTDPLTMIPSGTTSSITLYPGSHYVTPEAVREQAIRSIREELEQRLLFFEGRPVEQERLFQRTTHDIEMIKEIGFCKGIENYSRHFTGAAPGEPPTCLLDYFPDDFLLIIDESHQTLPQLRAMYRGDQSRKRSLVEYGFRLPSAFDNRPLTYEEARRYFHRVVYVSATPGELEIQESRGHIVEQIIRPTGIPDPLPEIRPATGQIDDLLEEIRQRLHKDKEKILVISVTKKLAEDIAAFLAELGIAAAYLHSGIETAERTQILTDLRLGTIDVLIGVNLLREGIDLPEVSLVAILDADKEGFLRSSSSLIQFCGRAARNIHGKVIFYADRITPSMDHMLKETERRRQIQLDYNKKHQITPRPIIKPILANPITKEEAHEKSRLEQQSSKELETSIKAYEEAMYKAAQDFQFDEAAKYRDLMNAAKRQLLFQQEEEGNTN from the coding sequence CTGAATCCACAATTTGTATTACATGCTCCTTTCCTTCCTTGTGGAGATCAGCCAGAAGCTATTCGGCAACTCTCTCAGGGAATTTTAGATGGAATCCCCTCACAGGTTCTTCTGGGAACCACTGGGTCTGGAAAAACATTTACTATGGCAAATGTTATTGCCAATGTTAATGTTCCAACTTTGGTGCTTGCTCATAATAAAACCCTGGCAGCTCAACTGTACCAAGAATTTAAAGCTTTCTTTCCAGAAAATGCTGTCGAATATTTCATTTCTTACTACGACTACTACCAGCCCGAAGCCTACATTGCCCGTAGTGATACCTATATTGAAAAAAGCCTGCTAATCAATGACGAAATTGATAAGCTGCGTCTCTCTGCAACACGGTCTATCCTGGAACGACGCGATACGCTAATCGTTTCCTCCATTTCCTGTATTTACGGAATTGGATCCCCCGACAACTATTCCTCCATGGCCCTTACTTTAGAGGTAGGCAAGGAATACCCCCGCGCACAACTCTCCTCCCAGCTCGTGCGTATGCATTATCAAGCCACTGCTACCCCCCAGCGTAGCGCATTTCGCGAACGAGGGAGTGTTATCGATATCTTCCTAGCTTACGAAAGTGATTGCGCTGTCCGACTTGAATTTGTGAACGACACTCTGGTCTCAATAGAATATACAGATCCGCTGACTATGATCCCTTCGGGGACAACCTCCTCTATCACTCTTTATCCTGGCTCCCACTACGTCACCCCCGAAGCCGTTCGCGAACAAGCGATCCGCTCTATCCGAGAAGAACTCGAGCAACGCTTACTCTTTTTTGAAGGACGTCCTGTAGAGCAAGAAAGGCTCTTTCAACGCACGACTCATGATATAGAAATGATCAAAGAAATCGGTTTCTGTAAGGGAATAGAAAATTATTCTAGGCACTTTACTGGAGCTGCTCCAGGAGAGCCGCCAACTTGTCTTCTTGATTATTTCCCAGATGATTTTCTTTTAATCATCGATGAGTCCCACCAAACACTTCCTCAATTACGAGCAATGTATCGCGGAGATCAATCCCGCAAACGCTCCCTTGTCGAGTATGGATTTCGTCTTCCTTCTGCTTTTGATAATCGCCCTCTAACTTATGAAGAAGCTCGGCGCTATTTCCATCGCGTAGTGTATGTATCGGCTACTCCCGGAGAGCTAGAAATCCAAGAAAGTCGCGGTCATATTGTAGAGCAAATCATTCGCCCTACAGGGATTCCCGATCCACTGCCAGAAATTCGCCCTGCAACAGGACAAATCGATGACCTCTTAGAAGAAATCCGCCAAAGACTCCACAAAGATAAAGAAAAAATCCTAGTCATTTCCGTAACAAAAAAATTAGCTGAAGACATTGCTGCTTTTCTTGCTGAATTAGGTATTGCCGCAGCTTATCTACATTCGGGTATCGAAACTGCAGAAAGAACTCAGATTCTTACAGATTTACGATTAGGAACTATCGATGTTCTTATTGGCGTAAATTTGCTTCGTGAAGGAATCGACTTACCAGAAGTTTCTTTAGTCGCTATCCTCGATGCAGATAAAGAAGGCTTTTTACGAAGCAGTTCTTCTCTCATTCAATTTTGCGGACGAGCCGCACGTAATATCCATGGGAAAGTGATTTTTTATGCAGATCGCATCACACCTTCTATGGATCATATGCTTAAAGAAACCGAACGTCGCAGACAAATACAACTCGATTACAATAAAAAACATCAGATCACCCCGCGCCCCATCATTAAACCCATCTTAGCCAATCCGATTACTAAAGAAGAGGCTCATGAAAAGTCTCGTCTGGAACAGCAATCTTCTAAAGAGCTAGAAACATCCATAAAGGCTTATGAAGAAGCTATGTATAAAGCGGCTCAAGATTTTCAGTTTGATGAAGCTGCTAAGTACCGCGATTTGATGAACGCCGCAAAACGGCAGCTCCTTTTTCAACAAGAAGAAGAAGGCAATACAAACTGA
- the eno gene encoding phosphopyruvate hydratase, whose amino-acid sequence MFDAVISDIEAREILDSRGYPTLCVKVITNTGIFGEACVPSGASTGIKEALELRDRDPKRYQGKGVLQAISNVENVLLPALQGVSIFDQITADAIMIDADGTPNKEKLGANAILGVSLALAKAAAATLERPLYRYLGGAFSHILPCPMMNLINGGMHATNGLQFQEFMIRPISAPSLAEAVRMGAEVFHVLKKILQNRQLSTGVGDEGGFAPQLASNSEALDLLLTAIEKAGFVPGEDISLALDCAASSFYNTQDKTYDGKSSADQVAVLAELCDQYPIDSIEDGLAEEDFEGWKLLSETLGDRIQLVGDDLFVTNSALIAEGITQGLANAVLIKPNQIGTLTETAEAIRLATTQGYATILSHRSGETEDTTIADLAVAFNTGQIKTGSLSRSERIAKYNRLMAIEKEIGAEAVFQDSNPFSKA is encoded by the coding sequence ATGTTTGACGCAGTCATCTCTGATATAGAAGCTAGAGAAATTTTAGATTCCCGAGGGTATCCTACATTATGCGTCAAAGTCATTACTAACACGGGAATCTTTGGCGAAGCTTGTGTTCCTTCTGGTGCATCTACAGGCATTAAAGAAGCGTTAGAACTTCGTGACCGAGATCCTAAACGCTATCAAGGGAAGGGAGTCTTACAAGCCATCTCCAATGTAGAAAACGTATTGCTACCCGCTTTACAAGGGGTCAGCATTTTTGATCAAATTACAGCAGACGCTATTATGATTGATGCCGACGGCACTCCTAACAAGGAAAAACTCGGCGCCAACGCCATTCTCGGGGTCTCTTTAGCATTAGCAAAAGCTGCTGCCGCAACCTTAGAAAGACCGTTATATCGCTATTTAGGTGGAGCTTTCTCACATATTCTCCCCTGCCCCATGATGAACCTAATTAACGGCGGGATGCATGCAACGAACGGCCTACAATTTCAGGAGTTTATGATCCGCCCTATTAGCGCTCCTTCTTTAGCAGAGGCTGTACGAATGGGCGCAGAAGTCTTCCACGTCTTAAAGAAAATCTTACAGAATCGACAGTTGTCTACTGGGGTCGGTGATGAAGGAGGCTTCGCTCCACAACTCGCTTCTAATTCTGAGGCGCTCGATCTTCTTTTGACAGCTATTGAAAAAGCAGGTTTTGTCCCTGGAGAGGATATTTCATTAGCGCTCGATTGCGCTGCCTCCTCTTTCTATAATACACAAGATAAAACGTATGATGGGAAATCCTCTGCCGATCAGGTTGCAGTGCTTGCAGAACTGTGCGATCAGTATCCTATTGATTCTATCGAAGATGGCCTTGCTGAAGAAGATTTCGAAGGGTGGAAGCTTTTATCAGAAACTCTAGGAGATCGTATTCAACTCGTTGGAGATGATTTATTTGTAACGAACTCTGCGCTAATTGCAGAAGGCATTACGCAGGGCCTTGCCAATGCTGTTCTCATCAAACCTAACCAGATAGGAACACTGACAGAAACAGCGGAAGCTATCCGCTTGGCAACTACACAAGGCTATGCAACGATTCTATCGCATAGATCTGGAGAAACAGAAGATACCACAATCGCAGATCTTGCTGTTGCCTTTAACACGGGACAAATCAAAACAGGCTCTCTTTCCCGTTCAGAGCGCATTGCTAAATACAATCGCCTCATGGCCATTGAAAAAGAAATTGGCGCTGAAGCTGTATTTCAGGATTCTAATCCTTTCTCTAAAGCTTAA